From Algoriphagus sp. NG3, the proteins below share one genomic window:
- a CDS encoding SRPBCC domain-containing protein: MTTTQKTRITVQTTVNSSSEAVWEYFTQPEHIKNWNNASTDWHTSKAENDLQPGGSFTFRMEAKDGSVGFDFGGVYQEVQKPSFYSYILEDGRLVEVHFKEVPAGVEITEIFDAETENSVEIQKEGWQAILDNFKTYAESETNLVRLHFEILIHGTPEHVFETMLKKPTYEEWTDEFSPGSTYVGSWEEGSKIKFVSQGEEGNQNGLVSKVRKVIPNKYVDVEHLGELRDGVEIFEGKEVELWKGAHEIYTFEGKGESTLLLIDMHSTMEFDDYFKEAWPKALDKLKEICERDGE; the protein is encoded by the coding sequence ATGACAACTACTCAAAAAACCAGAATTACGGTTCAAACTACTGTCAATTCATCCAGTGAAGCGGTATGGGAATATTTCACCCAACCAGAACATATCAAAAATTGGAACAATGCCTCAACAGACTGGCACACGTCCAAGGCAGAAAATGACCTACAGCCAGGAGGCAGCTTCACCTTCAGAATGGAAGCGAAAGATGGGAGCGTGGGCTTTGATTTCGGCGGTGTCTATCAGGAAGTGCAAAAGCCATCTTTCTACTCTTACATACTGGAAGATGGCCGATTAGTGGAGGTTCATTTCAAAGAAGTGCCGGCTGGTGTGGAAATCACTGAGATTTTTGATGCAGAGACAGAAAATTCTGTGGAAATACAAAAAGAAGGATGGCAGGCTATTCTGGACAATTTTAAAACCTACGCTGAATCAGAGACAAATTTGGTGCGCTTACATTTTGAGATTTTGATCCATGGCACACCAGAGCATGTATTCGAAACCATGCTTAAAAAGCCTACCTATGAAGAATGGACAGATGAGTTTTCTCCAGGATCCACTTATGTTGGTTCTTGGGAGGAAGGGAGCAAGATCAAGTTTGTGTCACAAGGAGAGGAGGGCAATCAAAACGGTCTAGTGAGTAAGGTCCGTAAGGTGATCCCCAATAAGTATGTGGATGTAGAGCATCTTGGAGAACTTAGAGATGGGGTTGAAATCTTCGAAGGCAAAGAAGTGGAACTATGGAAAGGAGCCCATGAGATATACACTTTTGAGGGAAAAGGAGAGTCAACTTTACTATTGATAGATATGCACTCTACGATGGAATTTGATGATTATTTTAAAGAAGCCTGGCCAAAGGCATTGGATAAATTGAAAGAAATCTGTGAGAGAGATGGAGAATAG
- a CDS encoding helix-turn-helix domain-containing protein translates to MEISSVFRVALFFMMVFSTLNTYAQLGSEDETHFEQLLDRRKMDSALWLARHFQTINPTDQLIQAQGRLMEAYVLYTRKRFTEALSIADSLLLNDMGHSPELTMKSLLLQANIANLRMENESAIALYLKIDSMAQASQTGQSTQVKALTNLGILSMDIQEASLGENQHSGSPYFSKALEITRKTGDSLSYYDLLTLIASREYVKGKIDPISKIYIDAIEYFKKEENHKLLHSAYWGLANAYEKEGMLQKAEKVFLENIQFNWEQDSLSNFTARAFWIYASFLNRTQQLDLSILNYEKARDLFQREAEPDIGPLIGTTYNLATLYRQTGAWQKAYDYLYEAWAKNDSVNQFSNFGRIAELERKYQTAEKEAQIQSLHLAAQRRSNQFLLLLLIVVSIISVIGFYLYRQKQKIKIAKKIAELDEFKNRFFENIAHELRAPISLISSPVQLLETETKGHPEFQSKIQMIKNQNQRLLGLVDQILSLQRLENAEIKVLFRRVILDVRIMAWVEPFEVSAKTKNIQWKNEFQIADKNVWIDEDLFQKGLDNLLGNALKHTPKGGQISFQVKHQEHLLEIQLRNSAPNLNKKDLPRLFDRYYQKYRDTPGAGIGLSLVKLINDRLGGKLRSDLEAGEFVLRWQIRTDPEYLRKIGVLVPDTDPSDISPPHFPEDESKPLVLIVEDHQESATLLASLVGQYHRISVAYTGEQAWQSCLAVVPDLVLTDIQLPDLSGLKLCNRIKTHEILSHIPVILLTASGTDTVKLQGIESGADVCMTKPFVHGHLLGEIDKLIDQRNKLRERYSKEVVLKPLHLAINSAEERFLEKLQSVVEENMENPEFAASRFAEEMGLSRMQLHRKLKHLTGLSAMEFLKDQRLKTASMLLMRGDLSVSEVAYAVGFNDLSHFSKSFKHTYGENPSEYLLSQSK, encoded by the coding sequence ATGGAAATCTCATCAGTTTTCAGGGTTGCACTATTTTTTATGATGGTTTTTTCCACCCTAAACACTTATGCCCAGCTAGGCTCCGAAGATGAAACCCATTTTGAACAGCTTTTAGATCGTCGTAAGATGGATAGCGCTTTATGGTTAGCCCGGCATTTTCAAACCATCAACCCTACTGACCAACTCATTCAAGCGCAAGGACGATTGATGGAAGCGTATGTGCTCTATACGCGAAAAAGATTCACCGAGGCGCTGAGCATAGCAGACAGTCTTTTATTGAATGATATGGGGCATTCACCGGAATTGACCATGAAGTCCTTGCTGCTTCAGGCAAACATTGCCAATCTACGAATGGAAAATGAATCTGCTATTGCCCTGTACTTGAAAATCGACAGTATGGCCCAGGCATCACAAACAGGCCAGTCCACCCAAGTCAAGGCCTTGACTAATCTGGGAATTTTGTCGATGGATATACAGGAAGCTAGCCTAGGGGAGAATCAGCATTCAGGCTCCCCATACTTCAGCAAAGCCTTGGAAATAACCCGAAAAACGGGAGACAGCCTGAGCTACTACGACTTGCTTACTCTTATCGCCAGCAGGGAATATGTAAAGGGTAAAATTGATCCCATCAGTAAGATTTATATAGATGCTATCGAGTACTTCAAAAAGGAAGAGAATCACAAGCTTCTGCATTCCGCTTACTGGGGTCTTGCCAATGCTTATGAAAAGGAAGGGATGTTGCAAAAGGCTGAGAAGGTTTTTCTGGAAAATATCCAGTTCAATTGGGAGCAGGACTCCTTATCTAATTTCACAGCAAGAGCCTTTTGGATTTATGCCAGTTTTCTAAACCGAACCCAACAACTCGACTTATCCATCCTAAACTATGAAAAGGCCAGGGATTTGTTTCAGAGAGAAGCAGAACCTGATATCGGCCCGCTGATAGGGACGACTTATAATCTTGCCACGCTGTATCGGCAAACCGGAGCGTGGCAAAAAGCCTATGACTACTTGTATGAGGCCTGGGCCAAGAATGACTCGGTCAATCAGTTTTCAAACTTTGGGCGGATCGCAGAGCTGGAAAGAAAATACCAAACCGCTGAAAAGGAAGCACAGATCCAATCCCTACATCTGGCGGCTCAGCGAAGATCCAATCAATTCCTCCTTCTTCTCCTCATTGTAGTATCGATCATCTCGGTGATAGGATTTTACCTGTATCGCCAAAAACAGAAAATCAAGATCGCCAAGAAAATCGCAGAATTGGATGAATTTAAAAATAGGTTTTTTGAAAATATTGCCCATGAACTGAGAGCCCCTATCAGCTTGATCAGCAGCCCTGTCCAGCTATTGGAAACAGAAACGAAAGGACATCCGGAATTTCAATCAAAAATCCAGATGATCAAAAACCAAAACCAAAGACTGCTAGGGCTGGTTGATCAGATACTTTCCCTCCAACGACTTGAGAATGCTGAAATCAAGGTGCTATTTAGGAGAGTAATCCTTGATGTAAGGATCATGGCTTGGGTAGAGCCTTTTGAAGTAAGCGCCAAAACCAAGAATATCCAATGGAAGAATGAATTTCAGATAGCTGATAAAAACGTCTGGATAGATGAAGATCTGTTCCAAAAAGGACTGGACAATCTTCTGGGCAATGCCCTCAAACACACGCCCAAAGGAGGGCAGATTTCTTTTCAAGTAAAGCATCAAGAGCATCTTCTGGAGATTCAGCTACGCAATAGCGCACCAAACTTGAATAAAAAAGATCTACCACGTCTCTTTGACAGATACTACCAAAAATACAGAGATACTCCTGGGGCAGGGATTGGTCTTTCATTGGTCAAGCTGATCAATGATCGTCTCGGAGGAAAATTAAGAAGCGACCTAGAAGCCGGGGAGTTTGTACTCAGGTGGCAGATACGCACTGATCCTGAATATCTCAGGAAAATTGGCGTCTTGGTTCCAGATACTGATCCTTCTGATATTTCTCCACCCCATTTCCCTGAAGATGAGTCCAAACCCCTGGTTTTGATCGTGGAAGATCATCAGGAAAGCGCAACTCTCCTGGCAAGTCTGGTCGGTCAGTACCACCGTATATCAGTAGCCTACACTGGGGAGCAAGCTTGGCAAAGCTGCCTAGCTGTAGTCCCTGATCTAGTACTCACAGACATACAACTACCAGACCTTTCGGGGCTGAAACTCTGCAACCGGATCAAAACCCACGAGATTCTCTCCCACATTCCTGTCATTTTACTCACCGCATCTGGAACAGACACAGTCAAGCTCCAAGGAATCGAGTCCGGTGCTGATGTATGCATGACCAAGCCCTTTGTCCATGGGCATTTGCTTGGCGAAATCGACAAACTGATCGACCAACGTAATAAGCTGCGTGAAAGATACAGCAAAGAGGTAGTGCTCAAACCTCTCCATCTTGCCATTAACTCTGCAGAGGAGCGCTTTTTAGAAAAACTACAGTCTGTAGTCGAAGAGAACATGGAGAACCCGGAATTTGCTGCTTCCCGATTTGCAGAGGAAATGGGTTTGAGCAGGATGCAGCTGCACCGAAAACTCAAACATCTGACCGGACTGTCAGCGATGGAATTTTTAAAAGACCAGCGACTTAAAACCGCTTCTATGCTTTTGATGAGAGGCGATCTCAGTGTTTCTGAAGTAGCCTATGCCGTGGGGTTCAACGACCTTTCCCACTTTTCTAAAAGTTTCAAACATACCTATGGAGAAAATCCTAGTGAATACCTCCTGTCACAAAGCAAATAA
- a CDS encoding OmpA family protein encodes MNTTTYCISIKYTFLAIALLGTTSLGFSQSKFLKDLRKTAEESAKRAMDRKVDEKASQVTEDAVDMILDAPNIFRSKRGQIKDTEEGNDSDLSSENDTSGSSSAVTVAGQFIPDGQVMYKDQFERDALGDFPSKWETNSGGEVVTVDDFKALRTSGTGYYIPNLPTSLPDNYAVEFDLFTYNLDYKTTTPLRFAIHLVDQPIISRAKKGAKIEMPLWYKGASDYFLIESYGTALKFNNKIPYDYTDKLNDLIHVTLVKNGKRVRLFLDEIKVLDIPTLITEDIGQYIQFYVRSVDLQKDLVVAIANLQITEEGEDLRARLLKKEGFSTTAILFHTASDQIQPSSFKFLNELGNILQEDGSINIQIIGHTDSDGDQNSNQTLSENRAKSVAAYLSENFGVEMERLMTLGKGESEPLNKNSNAAEKAANRRVEFKTF; translated from the coding sequence ATGAACACCACAACTTATTGCATATCAATTAAATACACATTCTTAGCAATTGCCTTGTTGGGCACTACGAGCCTAGGATTTAGTCAGTCCAAATTTCTTAAGGATTTAAGGAAAACCGCAGAAGAGTCGGCCAAAAGGGCAATGGATCGGAAAGTGGATGAAAAAGCCTCCCAAGTAACTGAAGATGCAGTGGATATGATATTGGATGCTCCCAATATTTTCCGATCCAAACGAGGACAAATAAAAGACACTGAAGAAGGGAATGATAGTGATCTAAGCTCAGAGAACGACACTTCTGGTTCTTCCAGTGCAGTCACAGTAGCGGGACAGTTTATCCCCGACGGACAGGTGATGTACAAGGATCAATTTGAACGGGATGCCTTGGGCGATTTCCCCTCCAAATGGGAAACCAACTCAGGTGGGGAAGTAGTCACGGTGGATGACTTTAAGGCACTGCGGACTTCGGGAACTGGATACTACATCCCCAATCTTCCCACAAGCCTGCCTGACAACTACGCAGTTGAATTTGATCTTTTCACCTATAATCTGGATTACAAAACCACCACTCCGCTCCGCTTCGCAATCCATCTGGTGGATCAGCCTATAATCTCCAGAGCAAAAAAAGGCGCAAAAATAGAAATGCCTCTCTGGTACAAAGGTGCCTCCGACTATTTTCTGATCGAATCCTATGGTACAGCTTTAAAGTTCAACAATAAAATTCCCTATGACTATACGGACAAACTAAATGACTTAATCCATGTTACTCTAGTCAAAAATGGCAAAAGAGTCCGGCTTTTCCTGGATGAAATTAAAGTGTTGGACATCCCTACCCTGATCACTGAAGACATCGGCCAATACATTCAGTTTTATGTCCGTAGCGTGGATCTTCAGAAAGACCTGGTCGTGGCAATTGCGAATCTTCAGATCACCGAGGAAGGCGAAGACCTCCGTGCCAGATTGCTTAAAAAAGAGGGATTCAGCACTACCGCAATTCTTTTCCATACCGCTTCAGATCAAATCCAGCCTTCCTCATTTAAATTCTTGAATGAACTGGGCAATATCCTCCAAGAAGACGGCTCTATCAACATTCAGATTATCGGCCATACCGACAGCGATGGGGATCAAAACAGCAACCAAACTCTTTCAGAAAACAGAGCCAAGTCAGTCGCAGCTTACTTGAGTGAAAATTTTGGGGTTGAAATGGAAAGGCTGATGACGCTGGGCAAGGGTGAATCCGAACCGCTCAACAAAAACTCCAATGCTGCCGAAAAGGCCGCAAACAGAAGGGTTGAATTCAAAACGTTCTGA
- the era gene encoding GTPase Era, with amino-acid sequence MDTQKHQAGFVNIIGKPNVGKSTLMNILVGERLSIITSKAQTTRHRIIGLTNSDHYQIVFSDTPGMLKPQYELQKNMMSFVNISLEDADIILFVTDLYETDADIEHVIEKINESGVPVLLIINKIDLAKPGQLEEVTTYWTSRVKSELVIPISAGEKFNTEKIMQEILDRLPEHPAFYDKAELSDRSERFFASEIIREKIFENYKKEIPYSSEVSIEDFKVKKSIISVRAIIYVERDSQKGIIIGDKGAALKKVGIQAREELEKFFGKKVFLETFVKVEQDWRKNKLKLKKFGYDPT; translated from the coding sequence ATGGATACACAAAAACATCAGGCAGGCTTCGTCAACATCATAGGAAAACCAAATGTGGGCAAATCTACATTGATGAATATCCTTGTAGGTGAGCGACTTTCGATCATCACTTCCAAAGCACAAACCACCAGACACAGAATCATAGGACTCACCAATTCCGATCACTACCAGATCGTTTTCTCGGATACCCCAGGGATGCTAAAGCCTCAATATGAGCTTCAGAAGAATATGATGAGCTTCGTAAATATTTCTTTGGAAGATGCAGACATCATACTTTTCGTGACTGACCTCTATGAAACTGACGCAGACATAGAGCATGTGATAGAGAAAATCAACGAATCAGGAGTTCCGGTTTTACTGATCATCAATAAGATAGATCTTGCCAAACCTGGACAACTGGAGGAAGTAACCACCTACTGGACTTCCCGGGTCAAATCCGAATTGGTAATACCGATTTCTGCAGGAGAAAAGTTTAATACTGAAAAGATCATGCAGGAGATTCTGGACAGACTCCCTGAGCATCCGGCTTTCTATGATAAAGCGGAACTTTCCGATCGTTCTGAGCGGTTCTTTGCCTCTGAGATCATCCGTGAAAAAATCTTTGAAAATTATAAAAAGGAAATCCCTTATAGCTCTGAAGTCTCTATTGAGGATTTCAAAGTGAAGAAAAGCATAATCAGTGTGCGTGCCATCATCTATGTGGAACGTGACAGCCAAAAAGGAATCATTATAGGCGACAAAGGCGCTGCATTGAAAAAAGTGGGGATACAAGCCCGTGAAGAACTGGAAAAGTTCTTCGGCAAGAAAGTCTTCCTGGAAACCTTCGTGAAGGTGGAGCAAGACTGGAGAAAAAATAAACTGAAACTGAAAAAATTTGGGTACGACCCAACCTAA
- the der gene encoding ribosome biogenesis GTPase Der, with amino-acid sequence MANIVAIVGRPNVGKSTLFNRLVEERKAIEDNMSGVTRDRHYGHAQWTGKFFSVIDTGGYVTGSEDMYEAEIRKQVKLAIEESDVILFVVDCHTGLTDLDSEFAKELRGSKKPIYVVANKADNQEKSFAAHEFYALGVSDFEVYPIASASGSGTGELLDQIITHFEDEGVEDPDADTPKISILGRPNVGKSSFLNALLGKDRSIVTDEAGTTRDSIHTRYQLYGQDFIITDTAGIRKKSKVTDDVEFYSVMRSLRTLEESDVIMIIVDATRGLESQDMSLISLAIKNNKGVMIMVNKWDLIEKDHKTMNKIKDDMMEKLGENKWIPIIFTSVLEKQRIFQAIELAVKVYENKTRRIPTSKLNDVMLAEIERYPPPAWKGKYIKIKYSTQLPTKNPVFAFFCNLPQYIKSPYTRYLENRLRENFDFEGVPVKIIYKNK; translated from the coding sequence ATGGCAAATATAGTAGCGATAGTTGGACGACCTAACGTAGGCAAATCCACACTTTTCAACCGACTGGTAGAAGAAAGAAAGGCGATTGAAGACAACATGAGTGGAGTGACCCGTGACCGTCATTATGGACATGCGCAGTGGACCGGCAAGTTCTTTTCTGTGATAGACACTGGAGGATATGTGACCGGTTCGGAAGACATGTATGAGGCAGAGATCCGCAAACAAGTAAAACTTGCCATAGAAGAGTCTGATGTGATTCTGTTTGTGGTGGATTGCCATACCGGACTTACCGATCTGGACAGCGAGTTTGCAAAAGAGCTTAGAGGCAGCAAAAAGCCTATTTATGTGGTCGCCAATAAGGCTGACAATCAAGAAAAAAGCTTCGCAGCGCATGAATTTTATGCTTTGGGCGTGAGCGATTTTGAGGTCTATCCTATAGCATCCGCAAGCGGGAGTGGGACAGGGGAGCTTCTCGACCAGATCATCACCCACTTCGAGGATGAAGGAGTGGAAGACCCGGATGCCGACACTCCTAAGATCTCCATTCTAGGAAGACCAAACGTAGGCAAATCCTCTTTCCTGAATGCATTGCTAGGCAAAGACCGCTCCATAGTGACAGATGAGGCAGGCACCACCAGAGACTCTATACATACTAGGTATCAGCTTTACGGACAGGATTTTATCATCACAGATACTGCAGGGATCAGAAAGAAGTCCAAAGTGACTGATGACGTAGAATTCTATTCCGTGATGCGCTCTCTGCGTACCCTGGAAGAGTCTGATGTCATCATGATAATAGTAGATGCCACCAGAGGCCTTGAGTCACAGGACATGAGTTTGATTTCCCTTGCCATCAAAAACAACAAGGGGGTCATGATCATGGTAAATAAATGGGACCTGATCGAAAAAGATCATAAAACCATGAATAAAATCAAGGATGACATGATGGAAAAGCTAGGTGAAAACAAATGGATCCCTATCATCTTTACCTCTGTGTTGGAAAAGCAGAGAATATTCCAAGCCATAGAACTGGCCGTGAAAGTGTATGAAAACAAGACTCGCCGAATCCCCACATCTAAATTAAATGATGTTATGCTAGCGGAAATCGAAAGATATCCTCCACCCGCATGGAAAGGCAAGTATATCAAGATAAAATACTCAACACAACTACCTACCAAGAATCCTGTATTTGCATTCTTCTGTAATTTACCACAGTATATTAAATCCCCATATACAAGATATTTGGAAAACCGACTTCGGGAAAACTTTGACTTCGAAGGGGTTCCGGTAAAAATAATTTACAAAAACAAATAA
- a CDS encoding SprT-like domain-containing protein: protein MSNSEKLKGILAQKIPAATLDYAVQLWEREPFSFQITAARKSKLGDFRYRRDRKIQTITINSDLNPYQFLLTFIHEVAHLHAFVKYGIEIAPHGAEWKSTFQRLMSPLLTVDFFPVDLLIPLRKHMRNPKASSSSDLFLMKEISKYDDKTINQEIVFLSDIKPGIRFLLGGREFEKGETRRTRVLCQEVKTGKKYLIAQLAKVEPID, encoded by the coding sequence ATGAGCAATTCGGAGAAATTGAAAGGCATATTGGCACAAAAAATCCCAGCCGCCACTCTTGATTATGCAGTTCAGCTTTGGGAAAGAGAACCTTTCTCCTTTCAGATCACCGCTGCCCGCAAGTCTAAACTAGGAGATTTTCGATATCGGAGGGACAGGAAAATCCAGACGATTACAATCAATTCGGATCTAAATCCCTACCAATTTCTCCTGACTTTCATTCATGAAGTAGCCCATCTCCACGCTTTTGTAAAGTATGGAATAGAAATCGCCCCTCATGGAGCAGAATGGAAATCCACCTTTCAGCGGCTGATGAGTCCCTTGCTTACTGTAGATTTTTTCCCTGTGGACTTGCTCATTCCACTGCGGAAGCACATGCGCAACCCAAAAGCCAGTTCTTCATCGGATCTTTTTCTTATGAAGGAAATAAGCAAATATGACGACAAAACCATCAATCAGGAGATTGTTTTTCTATCAGACATTAAGCCTGGAATCCGCTTTTTGCTGGGCGGAAGGGAGTTTGAGAAAGGAGAAACGCGTAGAACAAGAGTTCTATGCCAGGAGGTGAAAACCGGCAAAAAGTACCTGATTGCCCAATTAGCTAAAGTAGAACCGATCGATTAA
- the scpB gene encoding SMC-Scp complex subunit ScpB yields the protein MDFLHRHIEALIFCAPSPLSKADIVKCLGEMFEAEIPMDHIDQAIHGLSEKYQSEEFSFQLQHSGGGYQFLTKPAYQASISILLRQQSQKRLSTAQLETLSIIAYKQPVTKGDIEQIRGVNSDYSVQKLLEKELVDIKGKSEGLGRPVLYGTSSKFMEYFGINSLSELPQPKDFSQPDNQIGEERD from the coding sequence TTGGATTTTCTTCACAGGCATATTGAAGCATTGATCTTTTGTGCCCCCTCGCCGTTGTCCAAGGCTGATATAGTCAAGTGCCTGGGAGAAATGTTTGAGGCGGAAATCCCCATGGACCACATTGACCAAGCTATCCATGGGCTCAGTGAAAAGTACCAGTCTGAAGAATTTTCATTTCAGCTCCAGCATTCTGGGGGAGGATATCAGTTTCTGACCAAGCCGGCATATCAGGCCTCCATAAGTATTCTTTTGCGCCAACAGTCACAGAAAAGGCTCTCCACTGCCCAGTTGGAAACTTTGTCAATTATTGCTTACAAGCAGCCGGTGACCAAAGGAGACATTGAGCAAATCAGAGGGGTTAATAGCGACTATTCGGTCCAGAAATTGTTGGAAAAAGAGCTGGTAGATATCAAAGGTAAGTCTGAGGGATTGGGCAGGCCGGTTTTGTATGGTACTTCCTCTAAATTCATGGAATACTTTGGGATTAATTCCCTTTCCGAGCTTCCGCAACCAAAGGACTTTTCACAGCCTGATAATCAGATAGGAGAGGAGAGGGATTAA
- a CDS encoding TraR/DksA family transcriptional regulator, translating into MSKEEKTAYSAEELKEFEVIILKKLKSAKEELLSLKESLSKKNDSGTDFTSANSKLLEDGADTLERESQNQLAARQQKFIYNLENALIRIKNGTYGVCVDSGKLISKERLMAVPHTMHSIEAKLAKK; encoded by the coding sequence ATGAGCAAGGAAGAAAAGACCGCATATTCAGCGGAAGAATTAAAAGAATTCGAAGTGATCATCCTCAAAAAGCTTAAGAGTGCAAAGGAGGAATTGCTGTCACTGAAGGAATCTTTGAGCAAGAAAAATGACAGTGGAACTGATTTCACTTCTGCTAACTCGAAGCTGCTTGAAGACGGCGCCGATACTTTGGAGCGTGAGAGCCAAAACCAATTGGCTGCAAGACAGCAGAAATTTATCTATAATCTGGAAAATGCCTTGATACGTATTAAGAATGGGACGTATGGGGTATGCGTAGATTCTGGGAAACTTATATCCAAGGAACGATTGATGGCAGTTCCTCACACCATGCATTCTATTGAGGCAAAACTCGCAAAGAAATAG